One Pseudomonas lalucatii genomic window carries:
- the ptsP gene encoding phosphoenolpyruvate--protein phosphotransferase: MLNTLRKIVQEVNAAKDLKAALGIIVQRVREAMGSQVCSVYLLDPETNRFVLMATEGLNKRSIGKVSMAPSEGLVGLVGTREEPLNLEDAAAHPRYRYFAETGEERFASFLGSPIIHHRRVMGVLVVQQKERRQFDEGEEAFLVTMSAQLAGVIAHAEATGSIRGLGRQGKGIQEAKFIGVPGSPGAAVGTAVVVLPPADLEVVPDKSVEDIEAELRLFNTALEGVRADMRNLSTKMASQLRPEERALFDVYLMMLEDAALGNEVVNIIRTGQWAQGALRQVVGEHVNRFELMDDAYLRERASDVKDLGRRLLAYLQQARQQSLEYPDNCILVSEELSPTMLGEVPEGKLAGLVSVLGSGNSHVAIFARAMGIPTVMGAVDLPYSKIDGIQLIVDGYHGEVFTNPSELLRKQYADVVEEERQLTQGLDALRALPCETLDGHRMPLWVNTGLLADVARAQERGAEGVGLYRTEVPFMMNERFPSEKEQLAIYREQLAAFHPLPVTMRSLDIGGDKALSYFPIKEENPFLGWRGIRVTLDHPEIFLVQTRAMLKASEGLNNLRILLPMISGIQELEEALHLIHRAWGEVRDEGTDVPLPPIGVMIEIPAAVYQTRELARQVDFLSVGSNDLTQYLLAVDRNNPRVADLYDFLHPAVLQALRRVISDAHAEGKPVSICGEMAGDPAAAVLLMAMGFDSLSMNATNLPKVKWLLRQISLGKAQELLGQVMSIDNPHLIHSTLQLALRNLGLGRMINPASDIQA; encoded by the coding sequence ATGCTCAATACGCTGCGCAAGATTGTCCAGGAAGTTAATGCCGCCAAGGACCTCAAGGCGGCGTTGGGCATAATCGTGCAGCGCGTCAGGGAGGCCATGGGCAGCCAGGTCTGCTCGGTCTACCTGCTCGATCCGGAGACCAACCGCTTCGTCCTGATGGCCACCGAGGGCCTCAACAAACGCTCCATCGGCAAGGTCAGCATGGCCCCCAGCGAGGGCCTGGTCGGCCTGGTCGGCACCCGCGAGGAGCCGTTGAACCTCGAGGACGCCGCCGCCCACCCGCGCTACCGCTACTTCGCCGAGACCGGCGAGGAGCGCTTCGCCTCCTTCCTCGGCTCGCCGATCATCCACCACCGGCGGGTGATGGGCGTGCTGGTGGTCCAGCAGAAGGAGCGCCGCCAGTTCGACGAGGGCGAGGAAGCCTTCCTGGTCACCATGAGCGCGCAGCTCGCCGGGGTGATCGCCCATGCCGAGGCGACCGGCTCGATCCGCGGCCTGGGGCGCCAGGGCAAGGGTATTCAGGAGGCCAAGTTCATCGGCGTGCCCGGCTCGCCCGGGGCGGCCGTGGGCACCGCGGTGGTGGTGCTGCCGCCGGCCGACCTGGAAGTGGTGCCGGACAAGAGCGTCGAGGATATCGAGGCCGAACTGCGGCTGTTCAATACCGCCCTGGAAGGGGTGCGCGCCGACATGCGCAACCTCTCGACCAAGATGGCCAGCCAGCTGCGCCCGGAAGAGCGCGCGCTGTTCGACGTGTACCTGATGATGCTGGAAGACGCCGCCCTGGGTAACGAGGTGGTCAACATCATCCGCACCGGCCAGTGGGCCCAGGGTGCCCTGCGCCAGGTGGTCGGCGAGCACGTCAACCGCTTCGAACTGATGGACGACGCCTACCTGCGCGAGCGCGCCTCCGACGTCAAGGACCTCGGCCGGCGCCTGCTCGCCTACCTGCAGCAGGCGCGTCAGCAGAGCCTGGAATACCCGGACAACTGCATCCTGGTCAGCGAGGAGCTGTCGCCGACCATGCTCGGCGAGGTGCCGGAGGGCAAGCTGGCCGGCCTGGTCTCGGTGCTCGGCTCGGGCAACTCCCATGTGGCGATCTTCGCCCGGGCCATGGGCATCCCGACCGTGATGGGCGCGGTCGACCTGCCGTACTCGAAGATCGACGGCATCCAGCTGATCGTCGACGGCTACCACGGCGAGGTGTTCACCAACCCCAGCGAGCTGCTGCGCAAGCAGTACGCCGACGTGGTCGAGGAGGAGCGTCAGCTGACCCAGGGCCTCGATGCCCTGCGCGCCCTGCCCTGCGAGACCCTGGACGGCCACCGCATGCCGCTGTGGGTCAACACCGGCCTGCTCGCCGACGTGGCCCGGGCCCAGGAGCGCGGCGCCGAGGGCGTCGGCCTGTATCGCACCGAGGTGCCGTTCATGATGAACGAGCGCTTCCCCAGCGAGAAGGAACAGCTGGCCATCTACCGCGAGCAGCTGGCCGCCTTCCACCCGCTGCCGGTGACCATGCGCAGCCTGGATATCGGCGGCGACAAGGCGCTGTCCTACTTCCCGATCAAGGAAGAGAATCCCTTTCTCGGCTGGCGCGGCATCCGCGTCACCCTCGACCATCCGGAAATCTTCCTGGTGCAGACCCGCGCCATGCTCAAGGCCAGCGAGGGCCTGAACAACCTGCGCATCCTGCTGCCGATGATCTCCGGCATCCAGGAGCTGGAAGAGGCCCTGCACCTGATCCACCGCGCCTGGGGCGAGGTGCGCGACGAGGGCACCGACGTGCCGCTGCCGCCGATCGGGGTGATGATCGAGATCCCCGCCGCGGTCTACCAGACCCGCGAACTGGCGCGCCAGGTGGATTTCCTCTCGGTCGGCTCCAACGACCTGACCCAGTACCTGCTGGCGGTGGACCGCAACAACCCGCGGGTCGCCGACCTCTACGACTTCCTCCACCCGGCCGTGCTGCAGGCGTTGCGTCGGGTGATCAGCGACGCCCACGCCGAAGGCAAGCCGGTGAGCATCTGCGGCGAGATGGCCGGCGACCCGGCGGCGGCGGTGCTGCTGATGGCCATGGGCTTCGACAGCCTGTCGATGAACGCCACCAACCTGCCCAAGGTCAAGTGGCTGCTGCGCCAGATCAGCCTGGGCAAGGCCCAGGAGCTGCTGGGCCAGGTGATGAGCATCGACAACCCGCACCTGATCCACAGTACCCTGCAGCTGGCCCTGCGCAACCTCGGCCTGGGCCGGATGATCAATCCGGCATCGGACATCCAGGCCTGA
- a CDS encoding NRDE family protein produces MCLIVFAWRPSHPLPLVLAANRDEFYERPSQPLAAWEDAPNIYGGRDLQAGGTWLAAGPQGRYAALTNIRDPRQPPFGRSRGELPLQFLQGELEPEAFLTELAERAGNYSAFNLLVGDAKQLWFLNSREGIARQLEEGLYGFSNADLDTPWPKVEKGKALLSECLVEPQVPALLDLLHDAQQPPDSALPDTGVGLNTERLLSGIFIATRSYGTLASTALLVRADGSRQLVERRYGPLGVPLGETSLEC; encoded by the coding sequence ATGTGCCTGATCGTATTCGCCTGGCGCCCCTCCCATCCCCTTCCCCTGGTTCTGGCGGCCAATCGCGACGAATTCTACGAGCGCCCGAGCCAGCCCCTGGCGGCCTGGGAGGATGCGCCGAACATCTATGGCGGACGCGACCTGCAAGCCGGCGGCACCTGGCTGGCCGCCGGCCCGCAGGGCCGCTACGCCGCCCTGACCAATATCCGTGACCCGCGCCAGCCCCCCTTTGGTCGCTCCCGCGGCGAGCTGCCGCTGCAGTTCCTGCAGGGCGAACTGGAGCCCGAGGCGTTCCTCACGGAGCTGGCCGAGCGCGCCGGCAACTACTCGGCGTTCAACCTGCTGGTCGGCGACGCCAAGCAACTGTGGTTCCTGAATTCCCGCGAGGGCATCGCGCGGCAGCTGGAGGAAGGCCTGTACGGCTTCTCCAACGCCGACCTGGACACCCCCTGGCCGAAGGTGGAGAAGGGCAAGGCGCTGCTCAGCGAGTGCCTGGTCGAGCCCCAGGTACCGGCCCTGCTGGACCTGCTGCACGATGCCCAGCAGCCCCCGGACTCGGCGCTGCCCGACACCGGTGTCGGCCTCAACACCGAACGCCTGCTGTCCGGGATCTTCATCGCCACCCGCAGCTACGGCACCCTCGCCAGCACGGCGCTGCTGGTGCGCGCCGACGGCTCGCGGCAACTGGTCGAGCGCCGCTACGGCCCCCTGGGCGTGCCGCTTGGGGAGACCAGCCTGGAGTGTTGA
- a CDS encoding sulfite exporter TauE/SafE family protein translates to MELLLYMLLGAAAGVLAGLFGVGGGIIIVPVLVLSFTAQGVDPAVLTHLAVGTSLATIIFTSINSVLEHHRRGAVRWPIFAWMTLGILLGAGLGSLTAAAIQGPQLQRIIGVFAIAVSLQMALDLKPRASSAVPGRLALGAAGGVIGWASAIFGIGGGSLNVPFLTWRSLPMQQAVATSAACGLPIALASALSFMWLGWDNPQLPSWSLGFVYLPALAGIALTSMFFARFGARLAHRLSPRVLKRLFALLLFSVGLSFLL, encoded by the coding sequence ATGGAGCTGCTGCTGTATATGCTGCTGGGCGCGGCTGCGGGGGTGCTGGCGGGGCTGTTCGGCGTCGGCGGCGGCATCATCATAGTGCCGGTGCTGGTGTTGAGTTTCACCGCCCAGGGCGTCGATCCGGCCGTGCTAACCCACCTGGCGGTCGGCACCTCGCTGGCGACCATCATCTTCACCTCGATCAACTCGGTGCTGGAACATCACCGCAGGGGCGCGGTGCGCTGGCCGATCTTCGCCTGGATGACCCTGGGCATCCTGCTCGGCGCGGGCCTGGGCTCGCTGACCGCGGCGGCGATCCAGGGCCCGCAGCTGCAGCGGATCATCGGCGTGTTCGCCATCGCCGTGTCGCTGCAGATGGCCCTGGACCTGAAACCCAGGGCCAGCAGCGCTGTCCCAGGCAGGCTGGCCCTCGGCGCTGCCGGCGGGGTGATCGGCTGGGCCTCGGCGATCTTCGGCATCGGCGGCGGTTCGCTGAACGTGCCCTTCCTGACCTGGCGCAGCCTGCCCATGCAGCAGGCGGTGGCCACCTCGGCGGCCTGCGGCCTGCCGATCGCCCTGGCCAGCGCCCTGAGTTTCATGTGGCTGGGCTGGGACAATCCGCAGTTGCCGTCCTGGAGCCTGGGCTTCGTCTATTTGCCGGCGCTGGCGGGGATCGCCCTGACCAGCATGTTCTTCGCGCGCTTCGGCGCACGCCTGGCCCATCGCCTGTCACCGCGCGTGCTCAAGCGCCTGTTCGCCCTGCTGCTGTTCAGCGTGGGCCTGAGTTTCCTGTTGTGA
- the lgt gene encoding prolipoprotein diacylglyceryl transferase produces MLPYPQIDPVAIALGPLKIHWYGLMYLIGIGGAWWLAARRLHAFEPNWNKEKLSDLVFWVAMGVILGGRLGYVLFYDLEAYLAQPSLILQVWKGGMSFHGGFIGVLLATWWFGSRNDKGFFQLMDFIAPLVPIGLGAGRIGNFINAELWGKATDLPWAMVFPTDPQQLARHPSQLYQFALEGVALFAILWFYSRKPRPTMAVSGMFAACYGVFRFIVEFVRVPDAQLGYLAWDWLTMGQVLSLPMILGGLGLIAYAYKRQSAQESSR; encoded by the coding sequence ATGTTGCCCTATCCGCAGATCGACCCGGTGGCCATCGCCCTGGGGCCGCTGAAAATCCACTGGTACGGCCTGATGTACCTGATCGGCATCGGCGGCGCCTGGTGGCTGGCCGCGCGCCGCCTGCACGCCTTCGAACCGAACTGGAACAAGGAGAAGCTCTCCGACCTGGTGTTCTGGGTGGCCATGGGGGTGATACTCGGCGGCCGCCTGGGCTATGTGCTGTTCTACGACCTCGAGGCCTACCTGGCGCAGCCGAGCCTGATCCTGCAGGTGTGGAAGGGCGGCATGTCGTTCCACGGCGGCTTCATCGGCGTGCTGCTGGCCACCTGGTGGTTCGGCAGCCGCAACGACAAGGGCTTCTTCCAGCTGATGGACTTCATCGCACCGCTGGTGCCCATCGGCTTGGGTGCCGGCAGGATCGGCAACTTCATCAACGCCGAGCTGTGGGGCAAGGCCACCGACCTGCCCTGGGCCATGGTCTTCCCCACCGACCCGCAGCAGCTGGCGCGGCATCCCTCGCAGCTGTACCAGTTCGCCCTGGAGGGCGTGGCGCTGTTCGCCATCCTCTGGTTCTACTCGCGCAAGCCGCGGCCGACCATGGCGGTCTCGGGCATGTTCGCCGCCTGCTACGGCGTGTTCCGTTTCATCGTCGAGTTCGTCCGGGTGCCGGACGCCCAGCTCGGTTACCTGGCCTGGGACTGGCTGACCATGGGCCAGGTGCTCAGCCTGCCGATGATACTCGGCGGCCTCGGCCTGATCGCCTACGCCTACAAGCGCCAGTCGGCCCAGGAGAGCAGTCGATGA
- a CDS encoding thymidylate synthase, translating into MKQYLELMRRVRETGTFKSDRTGTGTYSLFAQQMRFDLAAGFPLVTTKKCHLKSIIHELLWFLKGDTNIRYLKDHGVSIWDEWADENGELGPVYGYQWRNWPAPNGESIDQIAKLIEMIKQNPDSRRLIVSAWNPALIEQMALPPCHALFQFYVAEGRLSCQLYQRSADIFLGVPFNIASYALLTLMVAQVTGLEPGEFVWTGGDCHLYANHLEQADLQLTREPLPLPTMQLNPAVRDLFAFRYEDFELVGYQAHPHIKAPVAV; encoded by the coding sequence ATGAAACAGTACCTCGAGCTGATGCGTCGGGTGCGCGAGACCGGCACCTTCAAGAGCGACCGCACCGGCACCGGCACCTACAGCCTGTTCGCCCAGCAGATGCGCTTCGACCTGGCCGCGGGCTTCCCCCTGGTCACCACCAAGAAGTGCCACCTCAAGTCGATCATCCACGAACTGCTGTGGTTCCTTAAGGGCGACACCAACATCCGGTACCTGAAGGACCACGGCGTCAGCATCTGGGACGAGTGGGCCGACGAGAACGGCGAGCTGGGCCCGGTGTACGGCTACCAGTGGCGCAACTGGCCGGCGCCCAACGGCGAGTCGATCGACCAGATCGCCAAGCTGATCGAGATGATCAAGCAGAATCCGGACTCGCGCCGGCTGATCGTCTCCGCCTGGAACCCGGCGCTGATCGAGCAAATGGCCCTGCCGCCCTGCCACGCGCTGTTCCAGTTCTACGTCGCCGAGGGCCGGCTCAGCTGCCAGCTGTACCAGCGCTCGGCGGACATCTTCCTCGGCGTGCCCTTCAACATCGCCAGCTATGCCCTGCTGACCCTGATGGTGGCCCAGGTCACCGGCCTCGAGCCCGGCGAGTTCGTCTGGACCGGCGGCGACTGCCACCTGTACGCCAACCACCTGGAGCAGGCCGACCTGCAGCTGACCCGCGAGCCGCTGCCGCTGCCGACCATGCAGCTCAATCCGGCGGTGCGGGACCTGTTCGCCTTCCGCTACGAGGACTTCGAGCTGGTCGGCTACCAGGCCCACCCGCACATCAAGGCGCCGGTGGCCGTATGA
- a CDS encoding LysR substrate-binding domain-containing protein, which produces MLSAELRAFHMVARLGSITQAAKKLGLSQPTVTTQVRNLESRYGVELFYRGGRRLTLTDEGVQLLPRVQKLLQEEADIEFYLRNCGHSRGSLRIGATSPYYVLELIKRLRERLPPIEVTLEIGNSQQVIEALEEYRVDLAVSSQLTQDPRLIRLQLGQDPLVLAVHRRHPLAGQGSVALAALGGHCLLMRERGSTTRQMTEALLEGAGVAPLAQLEIGSRESIREAVLRNIGISIIARHEVPDHPELRVVELQGAPLIGEYLYCLKERRQARLPAAFLALARDTAS; this is translated from the coding sequence ATGCTCAGCGCCGAGCTCCGGGCCTTTCACATGGTCGCGCGCCTGGGCAGCATCACCCAGGCGGCGAAGAAGCTCGGCCTCAGCCAGCCCACGGTCACCACCCAGGTGCGCAACCTGGAAAGCCGCTACGGGGTGGAGCTGTTCTACCGCGGCGGTCGCCGCCTGACCCTGACCGACGAGGGCGTGCAGCTGCTGCCCCGGGTGCAGAAGCTGCTGCAGGAAGAGGCCGACATCGAGTTCTACCTGCGCAACTGCGGCCACTCCCGCGGCAGCCTGCGCATCGGCGCCACCTCGCCCTATTACGTGCTGGAGCTGATCAAGCGCTTGCGCGAGCGCCTGCCGCCGATCGAGGTGACCCTGGAGATCGGCAACTCGCAGCAGGTGATCGAGGCTTTGGAGGAATACCGGGTCGACCTGGCCGTCTCCTCGCAGCTGACCCAGGACCCGCGCCTGATCCGCCTGCAACTGGGCCAGGACCCGCTGGTGCTGGCCGTGCACCGCCGTCACCCGCTGGCCGGCCAGGGCAGCGTGGCGCTGGCGGCGCTGGGCGGGCACTGCCTGCTGATGCGCGAGCGCGGCTCGACCACCCGGCAGATGACCGAGGCCCTGCTCGAGGGCGCCGGCGTGGCGCCGCTGGCGCAGCTGGAGATCGGCAGCCGCGAGTCGATCCGTGAGGCGGTGCTGCGCAATATCGGCATCAGCATCATCGCCCGCCACGAGGTGCCCGATCATCCCGAGCTGCGGGTGGTCGAGCTGCAGGGGGCGCCGCTGATCGGCGAATACCTCTACTGCCTCAAGGAGCGCCGCCAGGCGCGGCTGCCGGCGGCCTTCCTGGCCCTGGCCCGGGACACGGCGAGCTAA
- a CDS encoding putative 2-aminoethylphosphonate ABC transporter ATP-binding protein yields the protein MNKPAAVSMQVRDIHKGFAAFRALDGVSLRVEAGELVCLLGPSGCGKTTLLRCIAGLERQERGSILIGSRDVSALPPQARDYGILFQSYALFPNLTVAQNIAYGLAGSDRESQHRRVAEMLELVGLLGSEQKYPGQLSGGQQQRVALARALAPAPSLLLLDEPMSALDARVREHLCGELRQLQRRLGITTLMVTHNQDEAMLMADRIAVMNQGRVEQYGTPQQIYGQPATPFVAEFVGQGNWLPFERGRDGGARVGALNLRVEGAQGLERGRLFCRPETIVVNPPQPGDNLFRARMREITYLGNRCRMSFELAELPGHGLLAELAPEAMPRLASPEIWVALPPQSLQVFA from the coding sequence ATGAACAAGCCGGCCGCCGTAAGCATGCAGGTGCGCGACATCCACAAGGGCTTCGCGGCCTTCCGCGCGCTGGACGGCGTGTCGCTGCGGGTCGAGGCCGGCGAGCTGGTGTGCCTGCTGGGCCCCTCCGGCTGCGGCAAGACCACCCTGCTGCGCTGCATCGCCGGCCTGGAGCGGCAGGAGCGCGGCAGCATCCTGATCGGCAGCCGCGATGTCTCGGCGCTGCCGCCCCAGGCCCGTGACTACGGCATCCTGTTCCAGTCCTATGCGCTGTTCCCCAATCTCACGGTGGCGCAGAACATCGCCTACGGCCTGGCCGGCAGCGATCGCGAGAGCCAGCATCGGCGAGTGGCGGAAATGCTCGAGCTGGTCGGCCTGCTCGGCAGCGAGCAGAAGTATCCGGGGCAGCTCTCCGGTGGTCAGCAGCAGCGCGTGGCCCTGGCCCGCGCCCTGGCCCCGGCGCCTTCGCTGCTGTTGCTGGACGAGCCGATGTCCGCCCTCGATGCCCGGGTGCGCGAGCACCTGTGCGGCGAGCTGCGTCAGCTGCAGCGGCGCCTGGGCATCACCACCCTGATGGTCACCCACAACCAGGACGAGGCCATGCTCATGGCCGACCGCATCGCCGTGATGAACCAGGGCCGGGTCGAGCAGTACGGCACCCCGCAGCAGATCTACGGCCAGCCGGCTACGCCCTTCGTCGCCGAGTTCGTCGGTCAGGGCAACTGGCTGCCCTTCGAGCGCGGTCGGGACGGTGGGGCCCGGGTCGGCGCGCTGAACCTGCGGGTGGAGGGTGCCCAGGGCCTCGAGCGCGGGCGCCTGTTCTGCCGGCCGGAGACCATAGTGGTCAATCCGCCGCAGCCCGGGGACAACCTGTTCCGCGCGCGGATGCGCGAGATCACCTACCTGGGCAACCGCTGCCGGATGAGCTTCGAGCTGGCCGAGTTGCCGGGCCACGGCCTGCTCGCCGAGCTGGCTCCCGAGGCCATGCCGCGCCTGGCCAGCCCGGAGATCTGGGTGGCCCTGCCGCCGCAGAGCCTGCAGGTGTTCGCCTGA
- a CDS encoding putative 2-aminoethylphosphonate ABC transporter permease subunit: MSSLILDSVATPRGRSSGLGDRLFVAGGKWLLLLLLLLAVLLPLLAMLWRGFSGADGQGGGLAAAAALYASDNFRWLLGNSLKVSATTAALVVPLAYLFAYALQRTLIPGKGLWRAISLLPLLAPSMLPGIALIYLFGNQGLLRDLLADNIYGFWGIVLGEAIYTFPHALMILISALSLADARLFDAASSMGASPWRAFCSITWPGSRQGVFAAFCLVFTLCITDFGVPVVVGGDYQVLALEAYKAVVGQQQFGRGALIGMVLLLPALLSFAVDLWLRRRSRDALGGRAQVHHPRPARGREAAFLLLVLLLCAVLLLVFGMAVYSSLVRFWPYDLSLVLDHYAFSDLPGGWLAYRNSLVLAGCTALFGSLLIFTGAYLLEKTRQDPLTQLLRLLCFVPMAVPGLVLGLGYVFFFNLPGNPLSGLYGSLTLLVVCTIAHFLTTAQMTASTALRQLDGEFEAAALSLKVPLARHYLRVTLPLCLPALLDIVRYLFVSAMTTVSAAIFLYSPDSMLAAVAVLNMDDAGNVGGAAAMSTLILLTSAGVSLLLAGASRGLLRRSQTWRQRAPSH; encoded by the coding sequence ATGAGCAGCCTGATCCTCGACTCCGTCGCCACCCCGCGCGGCCGCTCGAGCGGCCTGGGCGATCGGCTGTTCGTCGCCGGTGGCAAATGGCTGTTGCTGCTGTTGCTGCTGCTCGCGGTGCTGCTGCCGCTGCTGGCCATGCTCTGGCGCGGCTTCAGCGGCGCGGACGGCCAGGGTGGCGGCCTGGCCGCGGCGGCCGCGCTGTACGCCAGCGACAACTTCCGCTGGTTGCTCGGCAACAGCCTCAAGGTGTCCGCCACCACCGCCGCGCTAGTGGTGCCGCTGGCCTATCTGTTCGCCTACGCCCTGCAGCGCACGCTGATTCCCGGCAAGGGCCTGTGGCGGGCCATCTCCCTGCTGCCGCTGCTGGCGCCGTCGATGCTGCCGGGCATCGCCCTGATCTACCTGTTCGGCAACCAGGGCCTGTTGCGCGACCTGCTGGCCGACAACATCTACGGTTTCTGGGGCATCGTCCTCGGCGAGGCCATCTACACCTTCCCCCATGCCCTGATGATCCTCATCTCGGCGCTGTCGCTGGCCGATGCCCGCCTGTTCGACGCCGCCTCGAGCATGGGCGCCTCGCCCTGGCGGGCGTTCTGCAGCATCACCTGGCCGGGCAGCCGCCAGGGCGTGTTCGCCGCCTTCTGCCTGGTGTTCACCCTGTGCATCACCGACTTCGGCGTGCCGGTGGTGGTCGGCGGCGACTACCAGGTGCTGGCGCTGGAGGCCTACAAGGCGGTGGTCGGCCAGCAGCAGTTCGGCCGCGGCGCACTGATCGGCATGGTCCTGCTGCTGCCGGCGCTGCTCAGCTTCGCCGTCGACCTGTGGCTGCGCCGACGTTCGCGCGACGCCCTGGGCGGCCGCGCCCAGGTCCATCACCCGCGGCCGGCGCGGGGGCGCGAGGCGGCCTTCCTGCTGCTGGTGCTGCTGCTGTGCGCCGTGCTGTTGCTGGTGTTCGGCATGGCGGTGTACTCCTCGCTGGTCCGTTTCTGGCCCTACGACCTGAGCCTGGTGCTGGACCACTACGCCTTCTCCGACCTGCCCGGTGGCTGGCTGGCCTACCGCAACAGCCTGGTGCTGGCCGGCTGCACGGCGCTGTTCGGCAGCCTGCTGATCTTCACCGGCGCCTACCTGCTGGAGAAGACCCGCCAGGACCCGCTGACCCAGCTCCTGCGCCTGCTCTGCTTCGTGCCCATGGCGGTGCCCGGCCTGGTCCTGGGCCTGGGCTACGTCTTCTTCTTCAACCTGCCGGGCAACCCGCTGAGCGGCCTGTACGGCAGCCTGACCCTGCTGGTGGTGTGCACCATCGCGCACTTCCTGACCACCGCGCAGATGACCGCCAGCACCGCGCTGCGCCAGCTCGACGGCGAGTTCGAGGCCGCCGCGCTGTCGCTCAAGGTGCCCCTGGCGCGCCACTACCTGCGGGTGACGCTGCCGCTGTGCCTGCCGGCGCTGCTGGACATCGTCCGCTACCTGTTCGTCTCGGCGATGACCACGGTGTCGGCGGCGATCTTCCTCTACAGCCCGGACAGCATGCTGGCCGCCGTGGCCGTGCTGAATATGGACGACGCCGGCAACGTCGGCGGCGCCGCCGCCATGTCCACCCTGATCCTGCTCACCTCGGCCGGCGTTTCGCTGCTGCTGGCCGGGGCCTCGCGCGGCCTGTTGCGCCGCTCCCAGACCTGGCGCCAGCGCGCGCCAAGTCACTGA
- the phnX gene encoding phosphonoacetaldehyde hydrolase produces MHYQHPTRLAAAIFDWAGTVVDFGSFAPTRIFVEAFASFDVELSLEEARGPMGMGKWDHIRALCDQPQIAARFQRRFGRLPSDEDVTAIYQRFMPLQVAKVGEHSALIPGALEVIAGLRARGLRIGSCSGYPREVMAKVVELAAAAGYSPDHVVASDEVPRGRPGPAQALANVVALGLDDVAACVKVDDTEPGILEGRSAGMWTVALRFSGNFLGLSWEGYQALSAERRAAERARIDGLFAASRPHYLIDTIAELPGVIELIDARLARGESPQHC; encoded by the coding sequence ATGCACTACCAACACCCGACGCGCCTCGCCGCGGCCATCTTCGACTGGGCCGGCACCGTGGTCGACTTCGGTTCCTTCGCCCCGACCAGGATCTTCGTCGAGGCCTTCGCCAGCTTCGACGTGGAGCTCAGCCTGGAGGAGGCCCGCGGCCCCATGGGCATGGGCAAGTGGGACCACATCCGCGCCCTGTGCGATCAGCCGCAGATCGCCGCGCGTTTCCAGCGCCGCTTCGGCCGCCTGCCCAGCGACGAGGATGTCACGGCCATCTACCAGCGCTTCATGCCGCTGCAGGTCGCCAAGGTCGGCGAGCATTCGGCGCTGATTCCCGGGGCGCTGGAGGTCATCGCCGGGCTGCGCGCACGCGGTCTGCGGATCGGCAGCTGCTCCGGCTACCCCCGGGAGGTGATGGCCAAGGTGGTCGAGCTGGCCGCCGCCGCCGGCTACAGCCCGGACCACGTGGTCGCCTCCGACGAGGTGCCGCGGGGACGGCCCGGCCCGGCCCAGGCCCTGGCCAATGTCGTCGCCCTGGGCCTGGACGACGTCGCCGCCTGCGTCAAGGTCGACGACACCGAGCCGGGCATCCTCGAGGGCCGCAGCGCCGGCATGTGGACCGTGGCCCTGCGCTTCTCCGGCAACTTCCTCGGCCTGAGCTGGGAGGGCTACCAGGCCCTGTCCGCCGAGCGCCGCGCGGCCGAGCGCGCGCGTATCGACGGGCTGTTCGCCGCGAGCCGGCCGCACTACCTGATCGACACCATCGCCGAGCTGCCGGGGGTGATCGAGCTGATCGACGCCCGTCTGGCCCGCGGCGAATCCCCGCAGCACTGCTGA